Proteins encoded in a region of the Sporocytophaga myxococcoides DSM 11118 genome:
- a CDS encoding LytR/AlgR family response regulator transcription factor — translation MNKSAIIIDDELTSVEALRGLLNRYCPDINVVDFAHGVVSGLQAIEKNNPDLVFLDVEMKDGVGFDILQQLPDEPTFQVIFVTAFDHYAIKAFRFCALDYLLKPVDPDLLVQAVDKAVKVSNEAMANKIKILQKNKNGNEKIVLPSKDEFFVAEVNEIIRCEANGNYTIFYLKNHQPQLVSKTLKEFDELLSGSKFLRIHKSHLINLEFVERYLPKDSQVIMKDGARVEVSRRRKDVFLKYLFNN, via the coding sequence ATGAATAAGTCAGCTATAATAATAGATGATGAACTTACCAGTGTTGAAGCATTAAGAGGGTTGTTGAATAGGTATTGTCCTGATATTAACGTAGTTGATTTTGCTCATGGGGTAGTTTCCGGGCTTCAGGCTATTGAAAAAAATAATCCTGACCTGGTTTTTCTGGATGTAGAGATGAAAGATGGGGTTGGTTTCGATATACTTCAGCAACTGCCGGATGAGCCAACTTTTCAGGTAATTTTTGTAACCGCATTTGATCATTATGCTATAAAAGCTTTCCGTTTTTGCGCTTTGGACTACCTTTTAAAACCTGTTGATCCTGATTTGCTTGTTCAGGCTGTAGATAAGGCTGTTAAGGTATCTAACGAAGCAATGGCCAACAAAATTAAAATTCTTCAAAAGAACAAAAATGGAAATGAGAAAATTGTGCTTCCATCCAAAGATGAATTTTTTGTTGCAGAAGTAAATGAAATAATCAGGTGTGAAGCAAATGGGAATTATACAATTTTTTATCTTAAGAACCACCAGCCTCAGCTAGTATCTAAAACACTCAAAGAATTTGACGAATTACTGTCAGGCTCTAAGTTTCTCAGGATTCATAAATCTCATTTGATTAATCTTGAATTTGTGGAAAGATACCTTCCCAAAGATAGTCAGGTGATTATGAAAGATGGAGCCAGGGTAGAGGTTTCAAGACGGCGGAAAGATGTATTCTTAAAATACTTATTCAATAATTAA
- a CDS encoding glycoside hydrolase family 43 protein: protein MTKSFAYIILVVSLFMVTFANAATVPVHDPSIVIVYKDANGNSYPSNDASGSRTKYYYIFGTQVGAAYSRDMINWTAFTPTFSINGTTTNNYYQLVKNEADYAGHTTSDDVKGNLWAPDVIYNEAQGKWTMYFSLSGNEFKSSIILFTASNIEGPYSRVGSVVHGGFTNSSASIARTDYAKVTGSSTVDGRYLDNSGKWDNTYAVSCIDPSVLYDESGKLWLVYGSWSGGIFLLKLNEQTGLRDYSYNYGLGNNPVWNGTRLRFDPYMGMHLGGGYYVSGEGPYIRFLKDANGIGYYYMFISMGFYSPEGGYTMRVFRSSTVDGQYTDVTGDNAVFDKYIFNYGNNTQYGMPIMQNYKYNWWTMADVAQGHNSVLRDEDGSAYLVYHTKFDNGTAWHNVEVHQLFFNENGWPLATPFEYRVGFGLSKKQHSKEDITGRYSVITHNSVDYAKLNSNLEEEMYINADGTLTGAYTGTWTYNFSSGKHYINLITNTGTFKGVVCEQLMDGLSTKTVAFTAMNSANEKCLWGYKRTNTANITTTNYKGQSLFIGDRQYSLTWDEYTKFNKQSVSGDFEVEYLFDNYTQAAENWHNWAVAIKTSSETWHLRADAWSVGTFTGSTVNHSYTWDWAQFKDVYKNKKVRLKVSRVGTSINVFSYVDSVLVYSCSSVNSPVSSVDVYLGGETCYLDVKKISSTQLGVREVVGTTNDDGTYTVAFNSVKGNTTNVSGDFELVYKFNNYHNPTSIENWDNYILRAISGGSTMLMRADAYAMDVFGSLAYTYDWNWNNFVSIMTGANVEFRIYRSGSTITYKATITARDGKVYNYQVIQTGAPTTPMSFGFTGEESLQDFFVIEKVSYEGTDVVTGQIQIQQALYVTNVYSYEKVLYINAPDAGEVEIYNVEGKSFGRIKYNKGLNQIYGLSEGLYLIGGNKIIIY from the coding sequence ATGACAAAATCATTCGCTTATATTATTCTGGTTGTTAGTTTGTTTATGGTGACATTTGCCAATGCAGCTACAGTTCCAGTTCATGATCCGTCTATAGTGATTGTTTACAAGGATGCAAATGGTAATTCATATCCGTCAAATGATGCGTCGGGCAGTCGAACAAAGTATTATTATATTTTTGGCACACAAGTGGGAGCAGCATATTCCAGAGATATGATTAACTGGACAGCTTTTACGCCAACTTTTTCCATCAATGGTACGACCACCAATAACTATTATCAACTAGTAAAAAATGAAGCTGATTATGCTGGACATACAACATCTGATGATGTTAAAGGTAATCTCTGGGCGCCAGACGTTATATATAACGAAGCCCAGGGAAAATGGACAATGTACTTCTCCTTGTCTGGAAATGAATTTAAATCCTCTATTATATTATTCACGGCGAGCAACATTGAAGGACCTTATTCAAGAGTAGGTTCTGTCGTGCACGGTGGATTTACAAACAGCTCCGCCAGTATCGCCAGGACAGACTATGCAAAGGTAACCGGGTCTTCAACAGTAGATGGCCGTTACCTTGATAATTCTGGCAAATGGGATAATACTTATGCAGTAAGTTGTATAGATCCTTCAGTATTGTATGATGAATCAGGAAAGCTTTGGCTGGTGTATGGTTCCTGGTCTGGGGGGATTTTTCTTTTGAAGCTCAATGAACAGACAGGGCTTCGCGATTATTCATATAATTACGGTTTGGGAAACAATCCGGTCTGGAACGGCACACGTCTTCGTTTCGACCCATATATGGGGATGCATTTAGGTGGCGGATACTACGTTAGCGGTGAAGGTCCTTATATACGTTTTCTAAAGGACGCAAATGGTATTGGTTACTATTACATGTTTATATCAATGGGATTTTACTCTCCTGAAGGTGGTTATACCATGAGGGTTTTCCGATCCAGTACTGTTGATGGGCAGTATACGGATGTAACGGGGGATAATGCAGTTTTTGATAAATACATTTTTAATTATGGTAATAATACTCAATATGGAATGCCAATTATGCAGAACTATAAGTATAACTGGTGGACTATGGCTGATGTGGCTCAAGGGCATAATTCAGTATTGAGGGATGAAGACGGATCGGCATATCTTGTGTATCACACAAAGTTTGATAATGGTACTGCCTGGCACAATGTAGAAGTTCATCAGCTTTTTTTTAATGAAAATGGCTGGCCTTTAGCTACCCCTTTTGAATACAGGGTCGGCTTTGGTCTTTCTAAAAAGCAACACAGCAAAGAGGATATTACCGGTAGATACAGTGTGATTACTCATAATTCTGTTGATTATGCTAAGCTCAATAGCAACCTTGAAGAAGAAATGTATATAAATGCTGACGGTACTTTAACCGGAGCTTATACAGGTACCTGGACCTATAATTTTTCGTCAGGAAAACATTATATTAACTTGATTACTAATACTGGTACATTTAAAGGAGTGGTGTGTGAGCAACTTATGGATGGCTTGTCTACTAAGACAGTTGCTTTTACCGCAATGAATTCTGCCAACGAAAAATGTTTGTGGGGGTATAAAAGAACAAACACAGCAAATATCACTACCACCAATTACAAAGGTCAATCGCTTTTTATTGGAGACAGGCAGTATTCATTGACCTGGGATGAATACACGAAATTTAACAAACAGTCAGTAAGCGGAGATTTTGAGGTTGAATATTTGTTTGATAATTATACCCAAGCGGCAGAGAACTGGCACAACTGGGCTGTTGCCATTAAGACTAGTTCAGAGACTTGGCATTTAAGGGCTGATGCCTGGTCTGTAGGAACCTTTACCGGTTCTACAGTAAATCATTCATATACCTGGGATTGGGCGCAATTTAAAGATGTTTATAAAAATAAAAAGGTAAGGCTGAAAGTATCCAGAGTAGGTACAAGCATCAATGTATTCTCTTATGTAGATTCTGTATTAGTTTACTCTTGTTCTTCCGTCAACTCTCCCGTAAGTTCGGTAGATGTATATCTGGGTGGAGAAACCTGTTATTTAGATGTAAAGAAGATTTCAAGCACTCAGCTTGGAGTTCGTGAAGTTGTTGGAACTACCAATGATGATGGTACCTATACAGTTGCATTTAATTCAGTAAAAGGTAATACTACTAATGTTTCAGGAGATTTTGAACTGGTTTATAAATTTAATAATTATCATAATCCTACAAGTATCGAAAACTGGGATAATTATATTCTGAGAGCTATATCTGGAGGTAGTACTATGCTTATGCGCGCTGATGCTTATGCTATGGATGTGTTTGGAAGTTTGGCCTATACTTACGATTGGAATTGGAATAATTTTGTTTCGATAATGACTGGTGCAAATGTTGAATTTAGAATCTACAGAAGTGGCTCTACTATTACTTATAAAGCCACTATTACAGCAAGAGACGGGAAGGTATATAATTATCAAGTCATTCAGACAGGAGCTCCTACAACTCCTATGTCATTTGGATTTACAGGAGAGGAAAGTTTGCAGGATTTTTTTGTTATTGAAAAAGTATCTTATGAAGGCACTGATGTAGTAACAGGGCAGATACAAATTCAGCAAGCACTATATGTTACTAATGTTTACTCTTATGAAAAGGTTCTTTATATAAACGCTCCGGATGCAGGAGAGGTAGAAATATATAATGTAGAAGGGAAATCATTTGGTAGGATTAAATATAACAAAGGACTAAATCAGATCTATGGTTTGAGCGAAGGGCTTTATCTGATTGGAGGCAATAAGATTATTATTTATTAA
- a CDS encoding histidine kinase, with amino-acid sequence MNSYFFNWFWVFCFALTANLALAQNVFEKQLLLDAQKDLQLRKFAQALDKARIVYDNAIAKEDTVLKGESSFIIGKVFQKNGSYLVALEYLFTSLKIFDKNVGKKSEVLKTLGDLYHDWGGYKKGLEYYKLADSTSIDAEFKKDIKEAEGDIYSHLNQADLALVEYDKAIALSSFKDVVFLQRIYKKKSDIFLKRHDYDNALSMEFKQFDLVTNSVDQHTKATILNNIGYLYNFKSDNEKALVYFKKSKNTSIETGDTDSLYITLINIGAIYNIRKDLDSSLMALNEALKVVSLDRNKEKEATVRNYLAATLLEFKKYSEASDNNRIAIDLIKNSNNLSLLAQCYYIRSKIMEQKGKTKEQKYYYDQYKKLNDSLSLISTLFQNRQAEVDSLISTKESKIQQLLLNKEIDNLVLKQYKLLSEQREKDIVLLAQQNSLQKMALNNEMLNKDRLSRMWLLTQKELENERKAHEISELQKSRSEQDLLTQKTAVKLNKLAKENLQNELDIEKQRTELNKSAQERLWIIFGFSGGLALIFLAFGYYSQRKNARESQLKFANLEIQQRLLRSQMNPHFLFNSLNSIQGFINSNNSDKANRFLACYARLMRSILENTSKEMVSLHSELEALKSYIELEQMRLGNSFTYQIEVKDIESDMIAIPPMLIQPYVENSIMHGLRHKASGGLLKISIFPSEGFLNCYIYDNGIGREASKVINESRSKDYKSVAMNLTRDRLELLNAKDNSNMEVGIRDEFTLDGNPSGTTVILKLQLVEYV; translated from the coding sequence ATGAACTCCTATTTCTTCAATTGGTTTTGGGTGTTTTGCTTTGCTTTAACAGCTAATCTGGCATTGGCTCAAAATGTATTTGAAAAACAATTGCTTCTAGATGCTCAAAAGGATTTGCAGCTAAGGAAATTTGCTCAGGCTTTGGATAAAGCAAGGATAGTATATGATAACGCTATAGCTAAAGAAGATACTGTATTAAAAGGAGAAAGTAGTTTTATTATTGGAAAAGTATTTCAGAAAAACGGCAGTTACCTTGTAGCTTTGGAATACCTTTTTACTTCTCTGAAAATTTTTGATAAAAATGTTGGTAAGAAGTCAGAAGTTTTAAAGACACTGGGAGATCTATATCATGATTGGGGAGGTTATAAAAAAGGTCTTGAGTACTACAAGCTGGCGGATAGTACATCTATTGATGCCGAATTTAAAAAAGATATCAAAGAAGCTGAAGGAGATATTTATTCTCACCTCAACCAGGCTGATCTTGCATTAGTAGAATATGACAAAGCAATTGCTTTAAGTTCTTTCAAAGATGTTGTATTTCTTCAAAGGATTTACAAGAAAAAAAGTGACATATTTTTAAAACGTCATGACTATGATAACGCACTTTCAATGGAGTTTAAACAATTTGACCTTGTAACTAACAGTGTGGATCAGCATACTAAGGCTACTATTCTTAATAATATCGGATACCTTTATAATTTCAAATCCGATAATGAAAAGGCTTTGGTATATTTTAAAAAATCGAAGAATACAAGTATTGAAACCGGAGATACTGATTCCCTTTATATAACATTAATTAACATTGGTGCAATCTATAATATAAGAAAGGATCTGGATTCTTCATTGATGGCATTGAATGAAGCATTGAAAGTTGTGAGTCTGGATAGAAATAAAGAAAAAGAGGCTACAGTGCGTAACTATCTAGCAGCAACTTTGCTTGAGTTTAAAAAGTATAGTGAAGCTTCAGATAATAATCGTATAGCTATTGATCTGATTAAAAACAGTAATAATTTATCTCTTCTCGCCCAATGCTATTACATAAGATCCAAGATCATGGAACAGAAAGGGAAAACAAAAGAACAGAAGTATTATTATGATCAGTATAAAAAACTCAATGATAGTTTAAGCCTTATCTCTACTCTTTTTCAGAACAGGCAGGCGGAAGTGGACTCTCTGATAAGTACTAAAGAGTCAAAGATTCAGCAATTGTTGCTCAATAAGGAAATCGACAATCTTGTTTTAAAACAATATAAGCTATTATCAGAACAAAGAGAGAAGGATATTGTGCTGCTGGCTCAGCAAAATAGTCTTCAGAAAATGGCTCTTAATAATGAGATGCTCAATAAAGATAGGCTTAGCAGAATGTGGTTATTGACTCAGAAAGAGTTGGAGAATGAAAGAAAAGCGCATGAGATATCAGAGCTTCAGAAGAGCAGGTCAGAGCAGGATCTGCTCACGCAGAAGACAGCAGTAAAGCTCAATAAGCTTGCTAAAGAAAACCTGCAGAATGAGTTGGATATTGAAAAACAAAGAACAGAATTAAATAAATCGGCTCAAGAACGTTTATGGATTATCTTTGGCTTTTCAGGTGGCCTGGCCTTAATTTTTCTTGCATTCGGTTATTACAGTCAGAGAAAGAATGCGAGAGAAAGTCAATTGAAATTTGCTAATCTCGAAATACAACAACGTCTTCTGCGATCACAGATGAACCCTCATTTTCTTTTCAATTCTCTTAATTCTATCCAAGGGTTTATAAATTCAAATAATAGCGATAAGGCAAATAGATTTCTTGCATGTTATGCCAGATTGATGAGAAGTATTCTGGAGAATACATCAAAAGAAATGGTAAGTCTTCATAGCGAACTGGAAGCGTTAAAGAGCTATATCGAACTTGAGCAGATGCGACTGGGCAATTCTTTTACTTATCAGATTGAAGTGAAAGATATAGAATCTGATATGATTGCAATTCCTCCAATGCTCATCCAGCCTTATGTTGAAAATTCTATCATGCATGGCCTGAGGCATAAGGCCAGCGGAGGATTATTAAAAATTTCGATTTTCCCATCAGAAGGTTTTCTAAACTGTTATATCTATGACAATGGTATTGGCAGAGAGGCTTCTAAAGTAATTAATGAAAGCAGAAGTAAAGATTATAAGTCCGTGGCCATGAACCTCACCCGCGACAGATTGGAACTCCTTAATGCAAAGGATAATTCCAATATGGAGGTTGGTATAAGAGATGAATTTACCTTGGATGGAAATCCATCAGGTACTACAGTTATACTCAAACTTCAGCTGGTTGAATATGTATAA
- a CDS encoding TonB-dependent receptor plug domain-containing protein, giving the protein MPLKCIILSLSLLASYTLIAQDISFEKKVISIEELIDSTVSIGSFLDLDIRHSPVSISVITADQIQNSGARHLSELLEIYVPGFQYMYNKWNGIIWGMRGVAADRNTKFIFLVNGHKMNTESRDGAFSELNLGFLSDLEKVEVLRGPSGLVYGSGSIGGVINLVTKRYIQDRKLLEANIETWSLRTGGTTDNFTVSERLQNGGTIQLYGGIKWSQGSGMETPHIYGRPSWPSPQTRDDHPTTGIPATGSSWDTPGNFIFSTDYQIKNWRAYARVTHQVTNAAGMFVMDPWPEIAGVPDSTASPRIVDGKLVRPVGFWGQTEGNGNNRRQYKLSNITIQINRDFKLNKNPIKLNCGVDLVSSKITVQNLPAYNNVTNEEIKEIETFGERRFNLTGTYIINRRSFQIATGIDSRLFIFGKDLAGKNSQQEKANHPIIANVMYFNQAIFSEGVFFPDPKIMLDMGIRYDIHTRTINIGGFINSRLGMVYTINQNSNIRLTYQSSGNNGSADNYEPNRNIFDDQGVPYQVPHYEVPTVKPNENSTPIEPVSNKELRALKPEKAYSWELSSLYEKKNLRVHASLSYNTIKDLFAWNQASFRVINIGKYHFVNGEIELQYNIGKLSIGLNHVITRLVNTDVLKEGKQMDKLVFKDNDYNTKVIDGQTYYYPVVLKNSQGNDSTTKFTINPVSDGISVDGKNFLNLASNVSKAYMDFSFNRWFSVHSDWRLFWGLKGRSDLINYTPGETGVLQDYSKYYQYNSTYPYLNIDRRMIVKWNMGFKLALKNSMFQLFIYDILSPQSSSNNINSIRWQQMSDSKVQTDLYSYDFRSYALKVTFFF; this is encoded by the coding sequence ATGCCATTAAAATGTATTATTCTAAGTTTGTCTCTACTGGCCAGCTATACTCTGATAGCCCAGGATATAAGCTTTGAGAAGAAGGTAATTTCAATTGAAGAGCTCATAGACTCCACAGTATCAATAGGTTCATTCCTGGACCTTGATATCAGGCATTCTCCGGTAAGTATTTCAGTTATTACTGCAGATCAGATTCAAAACTCAGGAGCAAGGCATCTTTCTGAACTACTAGAAATATATGTACCTGGTTTTCAATACATGTACAATAAATGGAATGGTATCATTTGGGGAATGCGGGGAGTAGCTGCAGACAGGAATACAAAATTTATTTTTCTGGTCAATGGCCATAAAATGAATACTGAATCCAGAGATGGGGCATTTTCAGAACTTAACCTTGGTTTTTTATCAGACCTCGAAAAAGTTGAAGTATTAAGAGGTCCTTCCGGACTTGTTTATGGTTCCGGCTCTATAGGTGGCGTTATCAACCTTGTAACTAAAAGATATATACAAGATAGAAAATTACTGGAAGCAAATATAGAGACCTGGAGCCTCAGAACCGGTGGAACCACCGACAACTTTACGGTTTCAGAAAGGCTACAAAATGGTGGTACGATACAACTTTATGGTGGAATAAAATGGTCTCAAGGAAGCGGCATGGAAACTCCACATATTTATGGAAGACCTTCCTGGCCATCACCACAAACAAGAGATGATCATCCGACTACCGGCATACCAGCTACTGGTAGCAGTTGGGACACTCCAGGTAACTTTATTTTCTCAACAGATTATCAGATTAAAAACTGGAGAGCCTATGCACGTGTAACACATCAGGTGACCAATGCAGCTGGAATGTTTGTAATGGACCCCTGGCCTGAAATAGCAGGAGTGCCTGATTCCACGGCTAGCCCAAGAATAGTTGATGGCAAGCTCGTGAGACCGGTTGGCTTCTGGGGGCAGACAGAGGGGAATGGCAATAACAGACGGCAATATAAACTAAGCAATATCACCATACAGATAAACAGAGATTTCAAATTAAATAAAAATCCAATCAAGCTGAATTGTGGTGTAGATCTGGTCTCCAGCAAAATCACTGTACAAAATCTCCCTGCATATAACAATGTTACAAACGAAGAAATTAAAGAAATTGAAACGTTCGGAGAAAGAAGATTTAATCTAACAGGCACATACATCATAAATAGGAGATCTTTTCAAATAGCGACTGGTATCGATAGTAGATTATTTATTTTCGGAAAAGATCTTGCCGGCAAAAACTCTCAGCAAGAAAAAGCAAACCACCCTATTATTGCAAATGTAATGTACTTCAATCAGGCGATTTTCTCTGAAGGTGTATTTTTTCCTGATCCTAAAATAATGCTGGACATGGGTATCAGATATGATATTCATACACGTACCATAAACATAGGCGGGTTCATCAACTCAAGACTTGGAATGGTTTATACCATTAATCAGAACAGCAATATCAGACTTACCTATCAATCATCAGGAAACAATGGAAGCGCCGACAATTACGAACCCAACAGAAATATCTTCGATGATCAGGGAGTACCGTATCAGGTACCGCATTATGAAGTGCCAACTGTAAAGCCGAATGAAAACTCCACTCCTATAGAACCTGTAAGCAATAAAGAACTCAGAGCTCTGAAACCAGAGAAAGCTTATTCATGGGAACTATCAAGTCTCTATGAAAAAAAGAATTTAAGAGTGCATGCTTCTTTATCATACAATACCATCAAAGACCTATTTGCATGGAACCAGGCATCTTTCAGAGTAATCAACATTGGGAAATATCATTTTGTAAACGGTGAAATAGAATTACAATATAACATCGGAAAACTCTCTATAGGCCTCAACCACGTCATAACAAGGCTGGTCAATACAGATGTGCTTAAAGAAGGAAAACAAATGGATAAACTGGTATTTAAGGATAATGACTACAACACAAAAGTTATTGACGGGCAAACCTATTATTATCCTGTCGTATTAAAAAATTCACAAGGCAATGATTCCACTACTAAATTCACTATCAACCCCGTATCAGATGGTATTTCAGTCGATGGTAAGAATTTTCTTAATCTTGCATCCAATGTATCAAAAGCTTACATGGATTTTTCTTTCAACAGATGGTTTTCTGTTCACTCGGACTGGCGCTTATTTTGGGGTCTCAAAGGAAGAAGCGACCTTATTAACTATACACCGGGAGAAACAGGTGTATTGCAAGACTACTCAAAATACTATCAATACAATAGTACCTATCCGTACCTTAATATAGACAGAAGAATGATTGTAAAATGGAACATGGGCTTTAAATTAGCTTTGAAAAATTCAATGTTTCAGCTTTTCATCTATGACATCCTATCACCCCAATCATCATCTAATAATATAAATTCTATCAGATGGCAACAAATGTCTGATTCAAAAGTACAGACTGACCTTTATAGTTATGATTTCAGGTCATATGCATTAAAAGTTACTTTCTTTTTCTAG
- a CDS encoding class I SAM-dependent methyltransferase, which translates to MDAFNLIKNTIDIPKEDEVTSVADSQGEVLYRLVKENGLKRTLEVGFAYGKSGSYIMSASQSRHIAIDPYQERFQNIGVKNIEKLGLGHNLELHRNFSHIVLPQLLNEQRTFDLIFIDGDHRFDGIFVDFFYADRLLDMGGFIVFHDTWMRSTCMVESFVKKNRTDFKYIRVEDENLGVFQRVGWDNRDWIHFKEFYTMKSYNKFQVMADLIGQKDE; encoded by the coding sequence ATGGATGCTTTCAACCTGATAAAAAATACAATTGATATACCTAAGGAAGATGAGGTTACATCAGTTGCAGATAGTCAAGGAGAAGTCTTGTACAGACTCGTAAAGGAAAATGGCCTAAAGAGAACTCTTGAAGTAGGTTTTGCTTATGGAAAGTCGGGGTCATACATCATGTCGGCATCACAAAGTCGCCACATAGCCATTGATCCTTATCAGGAAAGATTTCAAAATATCGGTGTTAAAAATATAGAAAAGCTGGGATTGGGACATAACCTTGAACTGCATCGTAACTTCTCCCATATAGTATTGCCCCAGTTGTTGAATGAACAAAGGACTTTTGATTTAATCTTTATTGATGGCGATCATAGATTTGATGGCATCTTTGTTGATTTTTTTTATGCAGATCGTTTGCTGGATATGGGAGGCTTCATAGTCTTTCATGACACCTGGATGAGAAGCACCTGTATGGTAGAAAGCTTTGTTAAAAAGAACAGGACAGACTTTAAATACATTAGAGTTGAAGATGAAAACTTAGGTGTATTTCAGAGGGTAGGATGGGATAACAGAGATTGGATTCACTTTAAAGAATTCTATACAATGAAGTCTTATAACAAATTTCAGGTGATGGCTGATCTCATTGGTCAAAAAGATGAGTAG
- a CDS encoding glycosyltransferase family 4 protein, translated as MKILFVTLEFGEHVLGGVGRVVNGLTSELRKTLDLDVFHLGYSPKYLSVSAKHYRCNANNASKLIATYPAQYVSNCVKLIKSEKYDLIHVFNSHWIIDKIISRVVQELPEQKIVYSVHGIAKFEKGIRLNPVSSINCEEMLLEKAQTIHVLNYSSYINLSIAYGNVFYDKAVSFIPNGVRFDDYEKEDAVFKKKIKAKVRGAELVVLCMSRWAQGKGIEYFLDAAKILMKKGRNVKFILAGRRNVSWELKWDSYLKKIDDKTKKLGSNIVVLDWVNDVQRNTLFKICNAFVMPSELEYLPYSVLEPVAAGIPLISSDLPCVTEMFKEQEHCLFFQSRNSDDLALKIEELMERKESVQIHAQKAAEKLLKEYDWNLIGEQYMAMYKRAAEESKVELLQVI; from the coding sequence ATGAAAATTTTATTTGTAACCTTGGAATTCGGTGAACATGTTTTGGGAGGAGTAGGGAGAGTGGTAAATGGTCTTACTTCTGAACTTCGGAAAACCTTGGATTTGGATGTCTTTCATCTTGGCTATAGCCCGAAATATTTATCGGTTTCTGCAAAGCATTACAGATGTAATGCTAATAATGCTTCTAAGCTTATTGCTACTTATCCTGCTCAATATGTGTCAAACTGTGTGAAATTAATAAAATCCGAAAAGTATGATCTGATACATGTTTTTAATTCACACTGGATTATTGATAAAATTATTTCACGGGTTGTTCAGGAATTGCCGGAACAGAAAATAGTATACAGTGTACACGGCATTGCTAAATTTGAAAAGGGTATAAGACTGAATCCAGTTTCTTCAATCAATTGCGAAGAAATGTTGCTGGAAAAGGCACAAACGATTCATGTCCTGAATTATTCATCTTACATTAATCTTAGCATAGCTTATGGAAATGTTTTTTATGATAAAGCTGTAAGCTTTATACCTAATGGTGTTCGTTTTGATGATTATGAAAAAGAAGATGCAGTATTTAAAAAGAAAATAAAAGCAAAGGTAAGAGGAGCTGAGCTTGTTGTGCTGTGCATGTCTAGATGGGCTCAGGGAAAGGGGATAGAATACTTTCTTGATGCCGCAAAGATACTGATGAAGAAAGGAAGAAATGTTAAGTTTATTCTAGCGGGAAGAAGGAATGTAAGCTGGGAATTGAAATGGGATAGTTATCTAAAAAAAATAGATGATAAAACTAAAAAACTTGGAAGTAATATAGTTGTGCTGGACTGGGTAAATGATGTTCAAAGAAATACATTGTTTAAAATTTGTAATGCCTTTGTAATGCCCAGTGAATTGGAGTATTTACCATATTCTGTCCTTGAGCCTGTTGCTGCAGGTATACCGCTCATTTCTTCTGATCTTCCCTGTGTGACAGAAATGTTTAAAGAGCAGGAGCATTGCTTGTTTTTTCAATCTCGAAATAGTGATGATCTTGCACTCAAAATTGAAGAATTAATGGAGCGCAAAGAGTCTGTGCAGATACATGCACAAAAAGCTGCTGAAAAGCTTCTGAAGGAATATGACTGGAATCTTATAGGAGAACAGTATATGGCTATGTATAAAAGGGCAGCAGAGGAATCAAAAGTGGAATTACTTCAGGTTATTTGA